In the Wyeomyia smithii strain HCP4-BCI-WySm-NY-G18 chromosome 2, ASM2978416v1, whole genome shotgun sequence genome, one interval contains:
- the LOC129721553 gene encoding uncharacterized protein LOC129721553 isoform X2, which translates to MVLDDEPPTIATPLTVKESKNVFTWGRKMGKKFDLLRRGSDAQKLPVTPSSPVRTPTCVSIFNTDTIKKGKTIPLKAYQPGNDSLGKLNSERSSGTFKNFFYRMGSTGMLNHRSNQVQKQLQQQPQQQEQQHQQQQHQDNQHNSSPQRTGFTGKNKMDNHSVLYRSSSTSQLNSSSYIKCDDPTEGINLANSNHKNASSSTNLNMSPMNQPNSKQSSSAKSSSCDDIARVAASQDQLSKKNHFPYAFLRSKLSVLPEENGGSVLNYNRIRENLLRSGNRGSVISLRSELDNISITDSQLNISDHGDHSYHSGNDSKSLIVCDLDTVSRNNSVKTLTDEQSYAGNYQRLSSCLSSNESGYDSDGRHAEDKMDENGSNSAANSLTLQHGSASVDSYADAIRNKDQSYMFGSRRRLSSTSSIASVQNMDCSAIRRRFRQIKLEKQRMDEVIGIELTPQTVGMDEGDCETRYLVTEIDPEGIAYRDGRLRIGDEIVNVNGHHLRGLQSPSTVQRILSTFVNNIVDLVIAHDELTTFNTDLHRKIKIDASASKHVSELEVNSGGTGADGSITTNGNNPKQQPGQGSGCTTLINCSTPNATGCIKQQPSSKATFPMSSINSPTDYVPVYANRISISNTICDDEKWQMLSRQRSEALVRNGYSQILGAKRVIKDSDEDVMIVTHGARNGGQSSEAGLHTLYRPVSQGNLSRHSSIAHLAEGSNDDHDSGDASSARPITMIEVISDTIRRNVPFGSVSKSNRQANLDYRSIKIKKPEDIPKTVQRIRLKSCDDTNIVTSLDTGHEAADCSSTLVDDGAALQRSRTVQSISGRDELDGSIDGSKSESCVRILINDEGSSYIEGIHKCSYLTVTYYKGTGMKSLGFSIVGGRDSPKGNMGIYVKTVFPSGQAALDGNLIAGDEIVSINDVPVLGMSHSETIGLFKNIREGPVMLKLARRKYQRAKSVDILPN; encoded by the exons TGTTTACATGGGGACGAAAAATGGGCAAGAAGTTCGATCTGCTGCGACGCGGTAGTGACGCCCAGAAACTTCCAGTGACTCCGTCTTCTCCGGTTCGCACGCCCACTTGTGTGTCCATTTTCAACACCGACACTATCAAAAAAGGTAAAACGATACCGCTGAAGGCGTACCAGCCAGGAAATGATTCCTTGGGGAAGCTAAACAGCGAGCGTTCTTCCGGGACGTTCAAAAATTTCTTCTACCGGATGGGATCCACCGGAATGTTGAATCATCGGTCGAATCAAGTTCAGAAGCAGCTACAGCAACAACCGCAACAGCAAGAACAACAGCACCAGCAACAGCAGCACCAAGACAATCAACATAATTCGTCACCTCAGCGCACTGGTTttactggaaaaaataaaatggataATCACTCGGTGCTGTACCGCAGCAGCTCGACAAGTCAGCTGAACTCGTCGTCCTACATCAAGTGTGACGATCCTACCGAGGGCATAAATCTTGCCAACAGTAATCACAAGAACGCCTCTAGCAGTACAAATCTCAACATGTCGCCCATGAATCAACCAAACTCGAAACAATCGTCTTCGGCCAAGTCCTCCAGTTGTGACGATATAGCAAGAGTGGCCGCATCACAGGATCAGTTGTCTAAGAAAAATCACTTTCCGTACGCTTTTCTTCGGTCAAAGTTATCGGTTCTGCCAGAGGAGAATGGCGGCTCTGTTCTAAACTACAATCGAATTAGAGAAAATTTGTTACGATCTGGAAACCGCGGATCGGTCATCAGTTTGCGTTCGGAGTTGGATAACATTTCAATAACCGACTCACAGTTGAACATTTCCGATCACGGGGATCATTCGTATCATTCGGGAAATGATTCAAAATCGTTGATAGTGTGCGATCTGGACACTGTGTCCAGAAATAACTCCGTGAAGACCCTAACCGACGAGCAAAGCTACGCGGGTAACTACCAAAGACTGAGCAGTTGTCTCAGCAGTAATGAGTCTGGCTATGATAGTGACGGTCGCCATGCCGAAGATAAGATGGACGAAAATGGGTCCAACTCGGCAGCGAACAGTTTGACACTGCAGCATGGTTCAGCAAGTGTGGATTCGTACGCGGATGCCATACGCAATAAGGATCAATCATACATGTTCGGGAGCCGACGGCGGCTGTCCTCTACAAGCTCGATCGCCTCCGTGCAGAACATGGATTGCAGCGCGATCAGACGACGCTTTCGACAAATCAAACTGGAGAAGCAACGGATGGATGAAGTTATCGGCATTGAACTTACGCCACAGACTGTTGGTATGGACGAAGGGGACTGCGAAACGAGGTACCTAGTGACGGAGATCGACCCAGAAGGAATTGCCTACAG aGACGGGCGGCTGCGGATTGGTGATGAGATTGTCAACGTAAACGGGCACCATTTACGTGGTCTGCAATCTCCCAGTACGGTACAACGCATACTATCAACATTCGTTAACAATATTGTAGACCTTGTCATTGCGCATGACGAGCTAACTACGTTCAACACCGACCTGCACCGGAAAATCAAGATTGACGCCAGCGCAAGCAAGCATGTCAGCGAGCTGGAAGTCAATAGCGGAGGTACCGGTGCGGACGGATCCATCACAACCAATGGCAATAACCCAAAACAGCAGCCTGGCCAGGGGTCAGGATGCACGACACTGATCAACTGTTCAACGCCAAATGCGACCGGATGCATCAAACAGCAGCCGTCATCGAAGGCGACTTTCCCCATGTCATCAATAAACTCACCGACGGATTACGTTCCGGTGTATGCAAATCGGATCTCGATTTCCAACACCATCTGTGACGACGAGAAGTGGCAAATGTTGAGCAGGCAGCGGAGTGAGGCGCTGGTTCGGAATGGATACTCACAAATCCTTGGTGCGAAACGAGTGATCAAAGATAGTGATGAAGACGTCATGATTGTTACGCATGGGGCCCGCAACGGTGGCCAATCAAGTGAAGCAGGACTTCACACGCTTTATCGCCCAGTATCCCAAGGTAATCTCAGCCGTCATTCCTCGATTGCTCACTTGGCTGAAGGCAGCAATGACGATCACGATAGCGGTGACGCCAGTTCGGCTCGACCAATCACGATGATTGAGGTAATTTCGGACACCATCCGGAGGAATGTACCCTTCGGTAGCGTTAGTAAAAGTAATCGACAGGCAAACCTTGACTATCGGTCAATCAAAATCAAGAAGCCAGAGGATATTCCAAAGACTGTACAGCGAATTCGGCTGAAATCCTGCGACGATACAAACATAGTGACCAGTTTAGACACGGGTCACGAAGCTGCTGATTGCTCCAGCACACTTGTGGACGACGGAGCAGCGCTTCAACGATCCAGAACGGTGCAGAGCATCAGCGGACGAGATGAGCTGGACGGTTCGATCGATGGATCGAAGTCCGAGTCCTGTGTACGGATTCTGATCAACGACGAAGGGTCGTCGTACATCGAAG GAATTCACAAATGCTCATATCTTACGGTCACTTACTATAAAGGTACCGGTATGAAATCGCTTGGTTTCAGCATCGTCGGTGGGAGAGACTCTCCGAAGGGAAACATGGGTATTTATGTGAAAACGGTCTTCCCCAGTGGACAGGCTGCGCTTGATGGTAACCTTATAGCTG GTGATGAAATTGTTTCCATCAATGATGTGCCGGTGCTCGGAATGAGCCACTCGGAGACCATTGGACTGTTTAAAAATATAAGGGAGGGACCGGTTATGTTAAAGCTGGCCAGACGAAA